The nucleotide window GGCCGAACTGGCCGAACGCATGGAGTTGACCCCCATGGCACTCGTCAGACTGCTCGACCGGCTCAGAGAGAAGGCGTTGGTGCGCCGTGAACGCGACCCCAACGACAAGCGCGCTCACCTGCTGTATCTGACCGAGGCGTCGGAAGCCAAGATCGACACGATCGTCGCCTTCGCGGGCATGGTCGAGCGCGACGCAATGGCCGACCTCACCCCGGCAGAACGCACCGAACTGTCTCGCTTGCTCGGCAAGGTGCTCACGAACCTGACGCGCGCGGAGGCGGCCTGCCCGCCGACATCGACCACGCCCAGATACACCGACCGCACCGACCGCACCGACCGCACCGACGACGAAACAACGGAATAAGGAATCTTTAAGGAGTTTTGAGAAACCCGTGAAGGAGACAGCGCGCCGATCGCCTGACATCGGCCCGCAAGCGCACCGCAGCCCTGCCGGTCCCGGCGAACACGCTTGGGACGACAGCCACGCGCGGTGCGACAACAACAATAGGTTCGAAGCATTCCACCCGAGGTAATACCGTGTCTTCCCCGCAAAGCGCCGGCGACGCCAACAAGCATCGCGCGCTGGTCAGTATTTCCGTCATGCTCGCGACGGTGCTGCAAACGCTCGACAGCACCATCGCCAACGTTGCCCTGCCCCACATGCAAGGCAGCCTTTCCGCCTCGCAGGACTCGATCACCTGGGTACTGACGTCGTATATCGTCGCCGCCGCCATTGCCACGCCGCTCACCGGTACGCTCTGTGCGCGCTTCGGCCGGCGCCGGGTGTTTCTGTGGTCGGTCGCCGGCTTCACCATCGCCTCCGCCCTATGCGGTATGGCGCATTCGCTCACGGAAATCGTGGCGGCGCGCCTGTTTCAGGGCATCTGTGGCGCGGCACTCGTGCCGCTATCGCAAGCGACCATGCTCGACATCAATCCGCCGCACAAGCATGGCTCGGCGATGGCGGTATTCGGCATGGGGGTGATGGTCGGACCGATTCTCGGGCCGTCGCTCGGCGGCTGGCTCACTGACAGCTACAACTGGCGCTGGGTGTTCTACATCAATCTGCCGATCGGGTTGATCGCGTTTCTCGGTATCGCCGCATATCTGAAAGAACCGCCCGAAGCGAAGGCCGGAAAATTCGATGCGCTGGGCTTCGTCACACTCGGGCTGGCGA belongs to Pandoraea norimbergensis and includes:
- a CDS encoding MarR family winged helix-turn-helix transcriptional regulator; the encoded protein is MPKIDWSSRFGTLVHDVARVHSRLFDRRARGNFDLTRAQCRVLVMLHRYGVQTQAELAERMELTPMALVRLLDRLREKALVRRERDPNDKRAHLLYLTEASEAKIDTIVAFAGMVERDAMADLTPAERTELSRLLGKVLTNLTRAEAACPPTSTTPRYTDRTDRTDRTDDETTE